GCCCGGCCTGCTGCGCGCCTACGCCGAACTGCCGGACGGGCTGGGCTGCTGGGCGCTGGAGGCCGACGGCCGCTTCCTCGGCTGGGCGGCGCTGCACCCGCCGTCCTCCGTCGGGCTGGAACCGGAGCAGCGGCCGGACCGCCTGGAGCTGGGCTACCGCCTGCGACCCGCCGCCCGGGGCCTCGGGTACGCCACCGAGGCGGCGACGGCCCTGGTCGGGGCGGCGTTCGCGGAACGGCCGGGGACGGAAGGGGTGGTGGCCACCACGATGGCGGTGAACACGCCCTCCCGCCGGGTGCTGGAGCGGACCGGGCTGCGCCACGTCCGGACGTTCTCCGCCGACTGGCCGGACCCGATCCCGGGCAGCGAGCACGGCGACGTGGTGTACGCCCTGACCCGCGCCGAGTGGGCGGCCGACACCCGCTGAGCACCCGCCGACCGGCGACCGCGCACCCGCCGACCGCCCGATCCGCCGCAATGGTCCGGAATTGTCCGGACCATCCCTTTGCGATCTTCGGGACATCCGGACCCCTTATCATCTGGCCACACCGGACAGCCCCCAGCCGCCGGACCACCCCACGAACGAACAGGAAACCGCCCATGCTGAGCCTCCGAGAGATATCCGCGGCGGGTGTCCGGTGATCGACTGGTTCCACGCGGCCGTGCTCGGCCTGGTGCAGGGCCTGACCGAGTTCCTGCCGGTCTCCTCCAGCGCGCACCTGCGGGTCTTCTCCGCCCTGGCCGGCTGGGACGACCCGGGCGCGGCGTTCACCGCGGTGACGCAGCTGGGCACCGAGTCCGCGGTGCTGATCTACTTCCGCCGGGACATCGGCGCGATCATCAAGGCGTGGACGCTGTCACTGTTCCGCAAGGAGTGGCGCGGCGACCCCAACGCCAGGCTCGGCTGGTACGTGATCATCGGCACGCTGCCGATCGGCATCCTCGGCAAGCTGTTCCAGGACACCATCGAGACCACCCTGCGCGACCTGCGGCTGATCGGCACCACCCTGATCCTGTTCGGCGTGATCCTGGCCGTCGCCGACCGCTCCCGCGCCGTCCGCCACGCCCGCGGCGTCGACTCGCTGAACTTCAGGCACGCCCTGGTCTACGGTGCCGCCCAGTCGCTGGCCCTGATCCCCGGCGTCTCCCGCTCCGGCGGCACGATCAGCGCCGGGCTGTTCCTCGGCTACAGCCGCGAGGCCGCCGCCCGCTACTCCTTCCTGCTCGCCATCCCCGCCGTGCTGGCCTCCGGCGGCCTCGAACTGCTCAAGATCGGCGAGGGCCCGGCACCCGCCTGGGGCCCGACCGTCCTGGCCACCCTGATCGCCTTCGCGGTCGGCTACGCGGCGATCGCCTGGTTCCTCAAGTACATCTCCCACCACAGCTTCACGCCGTTCGTGATCTACCGAATCCTGCTCGGCATCACCATCATCGCCCTGGTCACCGCCGGCACCCTCGCCCCCGACGCGGGCGCCGTCCACTGACCCACCCCCACCGCACCACCGTCCCCGGGGGCGGGCCGCCGGAGACCACCGGCCGCCCGCCCCCGCCGCTTCTCCCCCTCCTCCCCGCCCCTCCCTCCCCGCGCCCCGCACGGACCGACACACCGGCGGCCCGGAGGTCGTTGCCGCTCGATCTGACGTGCGATTGAATCGCCTGCCATGACGCTCACGTGGAAACTCGTCGTGGACAGTTCGGACGCCCCGGCCCTCGCCGAGTTCTGGGCCGCCGCCCTCGACTACCGGGTCGAGGACCCGACCGCCCTGATCGACGCCCTGCTCGCCGACGGCCGCCTCCCGGCCGCCGCCGTCCTGGAGCGCGACGGCCGCAAACTGTTCCGCGGCTACGCGGCCGTCCGCCACCCCGAGGACCCGTACGACCGGGTGAGCGGCATCGGCCAGGGGCGCCGCATCCTGTTCCAGGACGTCCCCGAGCCGAAGAGCGGCAAGAACCGGCTGCACATCGACGTCCACTCCGGCGGCGAACTCGACGCCGTGGTGGCCCGGTTGGAGTCGCTCGGCGCGACCCGGGTCGAGGAGCAGGACCAGGGCCCGGCCGGCCACTGGTGGGTGATGCGCGACCCCGAGGGCAACGAGTTCTGCGTCGCCTGACCTCCCGTCAGCCCCGCTCCGGGCCCTGAGCCAGGCGGTCGCCCAGCTCGGTGCGGTGGTAGAGGACCCGGCGGCCCACCCTGGTCCGGTCCACCAGGCCGGTGTCGCGGAGGATCGCCAGGTGGCCGCCGACCGTGCCCACCGACTGGTCCAGCAGCAGGGCGAGTTCGCTGGTGGTGGCGGGCGTCTCCAACTGGCGCAGGATCTGCGCCCGCCCGCCGCCGAGCAGCCGGGCCAGCGCCCGCCCGTCCTCCCCGCACCGGAGCCCGGCCCGGCCCCGGTCCGGACCCGGCCCCGGAGCCGCGCGCCGCGTACACCAGCGCGAACGGGCGGCCCGGCGCCTCGCACAGCCAGGAGCTGCGCTGCGCGGTGACCGGGACGAAGAGCATGCCGTCCGGCCCGACCACCCGGTCCGGGCCGGGCCGGTCGCTGAACCGGATCGCGTCCACCCCGACCCACCCGCTGGTGCGGTTCATCTGCCGCAGGGCCCGCGGCCAGCCGTGCGCGGCCAGCAGCCCGGCCCGGTGCGTGACGTCGCGCTGCAGGGCCGCCCGCCGGGCCGGCCAGTCCGCGGCCAGGTGCGCGTCCCAGACCGCGCGGAACAGCTCGGCCGCCCGGGCGCCGTGCCCGCGTCCGGTGAGCCGGTCCAGCCGCCGGCCCGCCCAGGCGTGCTCCTGCGCGGTGCGCAGCCCCGCCGCCGCGACCTCGTCCGGCACCCGGGCCACCTCGGCGAGCTCCGACTCCAGCGTGGTCTCCATCCCCCCGCCCGGCGGCAGCGTCAGGTGGTCCGGCAGGTACCTGGTCGCCGCGATCAACTCCACCAGCCCGCGCGCGTACCCGTCCCCCGCCAACCGCTCCAGGAACGCCGCCCGGTGCCGCTCCCGCCAGGGCCCCGCCCACGGCTCACCGTACGGACGGGCCAACTGGACGATCGCCGCCAGCGTCTCGGCGAACGGCGACAGCGCGAAGCGGGACCGCGACAGCGCGAGCGAATCCAGCCGCAGCACGACCACGGCGCCACCCTCCCTCCGGCGACCTCTCGGTGGAACCGAAACGATAGGGCCCCCGCCCCGCCCGTTCGCCCACTCCGCAGGTGCTTCCACCACTCCTTCACCAGCGCGGGCTCCGCCGGTGCCGCCCGGCGGTCACGAGTACCAGATCAGCAGCCCGTGCCGGTAGCGGGCGGTGCGGGTGAGGTAGCGCAGCAGGTCGGTGTAGTGGGCGGAGAGGTGGTCGAGGGCGGACGGGTCGCCGGCCCAGAGGCGGACGGGGTAGACCTCGGCGGCGGCGAGGTCGGCGGGGGTGAGGCCGGCGGCCAGGGTGTCGAAGGGGAGGTCGGCCAACTCGCGGACGGCGGCGGCGACCCGGTCGGGGGCCAGCAGGGTGGGCGGGCCGTAGCCCCAGTCCTCGTCGCCGGGGAGGGGGTGCCGCCGTGGACCGGCTCGGTCGGGAGGCCGCGCCGGGCGAGCAGGTGGGCCAGGGCCGCCCAGGACTTCCCGGTGTCGTGGAAGCGCAGTTCGGAGGGGTCGCGCCGGCGTTCCAGGGCGGCCTGCTCGCGGGCGAACTCCCGGACCCAGCCGGGTTCTTCGAGGGCGCGGGCGAATTCGGCGGGGGCCAGCCGCAGGTAGCTGCCGATGATGCTCATGGGCCGCGATCCTGGCAGCCCCCGCCGACAGGTCAGTCCGAGGGGGACTTCCGACGGCGCAGGGCCAGGACGGTCAGCGCGGCCAGGACGGCGACGCCCGCGATGCTGCCGAGGACGATCGCGGTGGTGGTGCCGCCGCCGTTCCGGTCGTCGTCCGCGGCGGTGGCGGCCGGGCTCGGCGAGTCGGCGGCGGTCGGGGTGGCGGTCCCGGCCGGAGTCGGGGTCGCGCTCGCGGACGGGGTGGCGGTCGCGGGCGCGGACGCCGTGGCGGACGGCGACCCGGCGGGGGCCAGTGGCGTCGCACCGGCCGCCGCCGGGCGCAGGGCCAGGGTCGGGGCGGGGTGCTCGGGCTCGGTGCCGCCCTGCGGGAGTTCGATCCAGCGGTCGGTGTGGCCGTCGGAGTAGTCGACCAGGGTCTTGAAGACCAGCGAGGCGGCGTCCGGGAGTTGGCGGACCTTGACCGACCAGTCGGCGGCCGTGCCGGGCGCGAGCGCGGGGCCGGCCAGGGCGTAGCCGTCGGCGGTGGGGGTGAGCGCCCAGCCGGCGGGGGCCTGGGCCAGGGTGATGTCGCCGGGGGCCAGCCCGGCGGGCAGTACGACCTTGACGTCGACGATGCCCGCGGTGGAGGACTCGCCCTCGGCGGAGAAGGAGACCTCGGCGTCGACGGCGAGCGCCTGCGCGGTCGGCGACCCGACCTCGACGTGCGCCGCCGCGGCGGCGGCCGCGCCGAGCACCAGGCCCAGCGCGAGGACGGGTGCGGCGGGGCGGAGCAGGGTGCGCGGTCGCATGGCGGGCACCCTAGCGGTCCCGGGCCGTCAGCCGGCCGCGCACCGCGGCGTGCACCTCGGCCTCCTCGGCCGGGTCGGCGGCGAGCCGGCGCAGCCGTTCGAGGACGCGGACGTCGCCGGTGGTGGTGACGTGGGTGGCGGCGAGCTCGCGGGTGGACTCCTCGCAGTCCCACAGGCACTCGACCGCGGGGCCGGCCCCGAAGTTGGCGTCGGTGACGGCGAGCGCCTGGGCGGCGCGCCCGCGCAGTTCGGAGGAGGCGGCCTCGCCGTAGACGTGCCGCAGGGCGGGGACGGCGGCGGCGGCGTGCAGCCGGCCGGCACCGTCGACCAGGCTGCCGAGGGCGGCGCCGGTGACGCCGTTCAGCGAGATCCACTGGTGCAGTGCGGCGACTACCAGCGGGGCGTCGCAGGGCTCGCCGGCGTCCGCGAGGAGGCGGACGGCGGCCTGGGCGAGGGCGCTGTCCGCGCCGCCGGTCGCCGGGTCGGCCCAGCGGCGGGCGTGCGCGAGCGCCTCGGGACCTCGCATGCGGCCGAGCAGTTCCAGCGAGGCGCGGACCACCCGGTGGTCCAGGTCGGCGGCGGCGGTCTCGATCAGCCCGGCGGCGGCCGGGTCGCGCTGTTCGACGAGGTGGCGCAGCGCGGCACAGCGGGCGCCGGCCGGTCCGTGCCCGGCGGCGTCGTGCAGCAGCGGCGCGTCCTCGGGTCGGACGACGGCGGTGAGGCAGCGGGCGGCCGCGGCGGCGCGGCGGGCGAGGGCGTCGGTGCGGCGCTGTCGCCCTGGTCGGCCCAGGCGAGCACGTCGGCGGTGGACCAGCCGGGGGTGACGCCGGGGCGGGCCAGTTGGCGCTGCCACAGGTCGAAGGGTGACTGCTCGCCGGCGGCGGCCACCCGGGGATGGTGGGCGGCCCACAGCCGCCAGACCCGCGGTTCGTAGGCGGAGCGGACGGCTTCGCGCAGCTCGGCGTCGCCCTCCGGGTCGGCCGGGAAGCGGGCGAGGACGGCGGGGGCCAGGGAGAGCAGGGACTCGTCGGTGTCGCGCAGGGCGAGTTCGTCGAGGGCCCAGGACCAGTTGGCCCCGGTGGCGGTGTAGGCGCGCAGCAGGTCGAGGGCGTCCCGGCGGCCGTAGCCGGCCAGGTGGCCCAGGACGGCGAGGGCGAGGCCGGTGCGGGCCTCATCGGGGTCGAGGCTGTCCTCGGGCGAGTGGAGGTGGAGCTCGATGCCGGTGAGGGGGGCTTCGAGCTCCATGTAGAGCCGCGCGTAGTACAGGGAGCGGTTCTCGACCTGCCAGTCGGCGCGGGGGTCGTTGGTGACGCAGGTCTCGACGGCGGCGATCGCCTCGTCGCGGTCTGCGGCCAACGCATGCAGCTGCCCGTCCCCACGACCTCTCTGGAGGAGGCCGAGGAGGCTGGCGCTGGGCGCTATCACTGGCTCGAACATGAGGTCAGCATCCGTTGCGGCGGTCGTCGTGGCAACGGGATTTCCGTCGCCGGGGTCGGTTGGCACAGCTCAGGCGCCCGGGCGCCGGAATCACCGAAGGTTACCGCCTGGGTGACCGATCTGCACACAGGGCAACGGATTTCCGCACCGTGACCGCGTCACACCGGGTCCGTCCGTACCGGATCGACCCCTTCCGGAATGCCGGGTCCGTTCGAGCCCGAATCACCCGGGCGTTCGACCTCCGGAGCCGCCCCGGTCAGATCGGGCGCGGCCTCCTCAGATCGGGCGCGGCCTCCTGGGCGCGGGCAGCGCCTCGTTGATCTGCTCGCGCAGCTCGGCCACCCCGGGCAGCCCCTGGTAGCGGGTGGAGAGCCGGTACATCTCGCGCAGCCGGTCCCAGGTGCGCTTGGAGGAGGTGTCGTTGATCGAGGCGAGGGCGAGCTTGGCCTGCACCTGGGCCTCGTCCGGTTCGCCGGAGATCCAGTGGATGGAGGCCAGGGTGATCCGGTCGAGCAGCGCGGAGCGCTCGCGCCCGGTCTTCTGGCGCAGCCGGATCGCGGTCCGGGCGTGCCGGACGGCGAGCGGGACGGCGCCGGGGTCGTGCTCGGCGAGGGTGCGGTAGACCAGGGCCTGCATGCCGTGCAGTTCGGCCTCGTTGAACAGCTGCATCCAGCTGGGGGCGGGCTCCGGGCTGTCCCGGACGAAGAGCTCCTCGGCCTCGCCGAGCACCCGGCGGGTGGCCTCGGAGCGGCCGAGCGCGGCCTGCGCCCAGGCTTCGACGGTGTGCAGCATGGCCCGGGTGCGCGGCTGGGCGCCGTCGCCGGAGCAGGCGCCGGCCTTGGCGAGCTGCATGAGTTCGAGGGCGTCGTCGGCCCGGCCGAGGTGGAGCATCTGGCGGGCGGCCCGGGAGATCGCCTCGCCGGCCCGGGGGCGGTCCTCGGCCTCCCGGGCGGCCTGCGCGGCGATCACGAAGTAGCGCTGGGCGGTCGGTTCGAGGCCCACGTCGTGGGACATCCAGCCGGCCAGCACCGCGAGGTTGGCGGCGACCGTCCACAGCCGGCGCTCCAGCGCGGCCGGGTGGTCGTGGGTGAGCAGGCCGCCGACCTCGTTGAGCTGGCCGACCACGGCCTTGCGCTGGAGCCCGCCGCCGCGGGACGCGTCCCAGGCCCGGAACACGTCGACGGCGCGCTCCAGCGCGGCGACCTCCTCGTTGCCGACCGGCCCCGGTTCGTAGACGTCGAGGACGGGCTGGGCCCCGCCCTGGACCAGGACGTGGCGGGGGCCCGGGCGGGCGGCCGCCTCGGCGACGGCGCCGCCGGTGAGCCAGTCGTGCAGGTTGTCGGCGATGACCGCGCCCGCCGCGAGGGCGGCGGAGGCGCCGACCAGTCCGCGTCTGTTCAGCATGAGGTCCATTCCCGTGAACTCGGTGAGGACCGCGGCCGTCCGATCCGGTGCCCAGGGCTCCTTCGGCGGTGCTGCGCTGCTGCCGGACCTGGTGGGCCGGTGTCGTTCGAGACCTAGGTCCTCGGTGGTGACGACACGGCCGAGCCGCTCCGTGAACACGGCGGCCAGCACCCTCGGCACCGGGTCGCGCGGGATCTCGCCCTGCTCGATCCAGCGCCGGACCCGGGAGGTGTCGGTGGACAGCTGCTGCTCGCCCAGCGCGGCACCCCGCCGGTTGACCAGCCGGGCCAGCTCGCCCTTGGACCATCCGGTCAGGGCGAAGTGGTCGGCCAGTCTGGTGTTCGGCCCCTTGCTCAACTGAAGCCCCCAGATCCTCGGCTGGCTCGACCCTAGTGGCTCTGTCACATGCCAAGCGACCATTCGCCAGGGTTCGCCAGGGTGCGCTACGTGGTGTGCCAGTGCCGTCCGGGTGTCAGGTAGGTATGCGCCACCCCGACTCCGCGTCGGAACGGCCCCCGACCGGCCCGGACCTGGTTCCGACGGTGCGTCGGGCGGCCTTCCGGGAGCGGCTCAGCGGGGGGTGGCGCGACCGGGTGGCGCGAGGGCGCCGGGCAGGGCGCGGCGGTCGGGACGGACGTACTTCCCCAGGGTGCGGACGGTTCCGGCGGACCGCGGACCGTGCCCGGCGCCCGCGCCCCGCCCGGCCGGCCCGACCCCGGTTCGACGGGCCGCCCACAGCTTTGCCGCCGGTCAAGGAAGGACCCTCACCAGCCCATGTACTCCACAGCCAGCACCGGTACCCGCTCGTCCGCCCGAACGGGGTGGACGGCGCGACCGTACGCCCCGCACGCTCCCCCCTGCGCCCCCCGACCGCCGGTTCGGGACGGCCCGCACCGCGCGCCGCCGAACTGCGCGACCCGCGCGGGCGCACCACCCTGGTGACCCGCCCGCTGGCGGAGCAGGCCGGCCGACCGGGCCAGCCGGGCCAGCCGGGCCGGCCGGCCGCGGGCCGGGCCCCGGAGGCGTTCGTGGACCGGGTGGACCCGGCCGCGCTGCAGACACCGGCGGTACGGGCGGTGCTCGCCAACGTCGCGCGGATATGTCCGGCGTTCCTGCCGCGCCAGGTGCTGCGGGAGGGCGGTCGGCACATCCTGATCGCGGGCACCATCGGCCGGGCCCCGGTGGTGGCGAAGTGCCTGTCCCCGGCCGCGCTGCGGGGGGAGCGGGCGGAGCAGTTGGTGGAGCGCTTCCACCACGAGGTGGCGGTGTACCGGGCGTTCGTGCGGCACCGTCCGCCGGTGCGGCTGCCCCGGCTGGTGGCGGCCGACCACGACCGCTGCGTGCTG
This is a stretch of genomic DNA from Kitasatospora fiedleri. It encodes these proteins:
- a CDS encoding DUF1775 domain-containing protein — protein: MRPRTLLRPAAPVLALGLVLGAAAAAAAHVEVGSPTAQALAVDAEVSFSAEGESSTAGIVDVKVVLPAGLAPGDITLAQAPAGWALTPTADGYALAGPALAPGTAADWSVKVRQLPDAASLVFKTLVDYSDGHTDRWIELPQGGTEPEHPAPTLALRPAAAGATPLAPAGSPSATASAPATATPSASATPTPAGTATPTAADSPSPAATAADDDRNGGGTTTAIVLGSIAGVAVLAALTVLALRRRKSPSD
- a CDS encoding ArsR/SmtB family transcription factor, which codes for METPATTSELALLLDQSVGTVGGHLAILRDTGLVDRTRVGRRVLYHRTELGDRLAQGPERG
- a CDS encoding undecaprenyl-diphosphate phosphatase, encoding MDWFHAAVLGLVQGLTEFLPVSSSAHLRVFSALAGWDDPGAAFTAVTQLGTESAVLIYFRRDIGAIIKAWTLSLFRKEWRGDPNARLGWYVIIGTLPIGILGKLFQDTIETTLRDLRLIGTTLILFGVILAVADRSRAVRHARGVDSLNFRHALVYGAAQSLALIPGVSRSGGTISAGLFLGYSREAAARYSFLLAIPAVLASGGLELLKIGEGPAPAWGPTVLATLIAFAVGYAAIAWFLKYISHHSFTPFVIYRILLGITIIALVTAGTLAPDAGAVH
- a CDS encoding VOC family protein; translation: MTLTWKLVVDSSDAPALAEFWAAALDYRVEDPTALIDALLADGRLPAAAVLERDGRKLFRGYAAVRHPEDPYDRVSGIGQGRRILFQDVPEPKSGKNRLHIDVHSGGELDAVVARLESLGATRVEEQDQGPAGHWWVMRDPEGNEFCVA
- a CDS encoding GNAT family N-acetyltransferase, producing MNEPLPPRHVRLRTDRLVLRRFTSADLPAVTALCGDPEVMRYIDDGRPVPPDRVADELLPGLLRAYAELPDGLGCWALEADGRFLGWAALHPPSSVGLEPEQRPDRLELGYRLRPAARGLGYATEAATALVGAAFAERPGTEGVVATTMAVNTPSRRVLERTGLRHVRTFSADWPDPIPGSEHGDVVYALTRAEWAADTR
- a CDS encoding DNA-binding protein NsdB; the encoded protein is MSKGPNTRLADHFALTGWSKGELARLVNRRGAALGEQQLSTDTSRVRRWIEQGEIPRDPVPRVLAAVFTERLGRVVTTEDLGLERHRPTRSGSSAAPPKEPWAPDRTAAVLTEFTGMDLMLNRRGLVGASAALAAGAVIADNLHDWLTGGAVAEAAARPGPRHVLVQGGAQPVLDVYEPGPVGNEEVAALERAVDVFRAWDASRGGGLQRKAVVGQLNEVGGLLTHDHPAALERRLWTVAANLAVLAGWMSHDVGLEPTAQRYFVIAAQAAREAEDRPRAGEAISRAARQMLHLGRADDALELMQLAKAGACSGDGAQPRTRAMLHTVEAWAQAALGRSEATRRVLGEAEELFVRDSPEPAPSWMQLFNEAELHGMQALVYRTLAEHDPGAVPLAVRHARTAIRLRQKTGRERSALLDRITLASIHWISGEPDEAQVQAKLALASINDTSSKRTWDRLREMYRLSTRYQGLPGVAELREQINEALPAPRRPRPI